Part of the Hyalangium ruber genome, CGAGGGCCCATTCTGCTGGGGGATCTGCGCGTTGCTCACGTGTCCTCTCCCTGCCCCTGAGGCTCAGCCACCGACGACCCGGAAGACTTCGCGCAGGGTGGTGGCGCCGGTGCGCGCGCGCTCCACTCCGGCGGTCAGCAGCGGCACCATCCCCTCCTTCATGGCGATCTCCTGGAGCCGAGGCGTGGGCACCTTGGCGTTGATGCCGTCGCGGATGGCCGGGGTAACCACCAGCATCTCGTAGATGGCGGTGCGGCCCAGGTACCCGCTGCCGTCACAGCGCGGGCACCCCACCGCGCCATAGAAGGTGCCGCCGAGGAGCCCGGCTTCCTCCAACCGAGCCTGCTCGTCGGAGGCCAGGGGCGCGGGGGCGCGGCAGTGCGGGCAGAGGGCGCGCACCAGGCGCTGGGAAATGGTGGCCACGGTGGCGGAGGCCAGCAGGAAGGGCTCCACCCCCATCTCGATGAGGCGGTTGAAGACGCCCGAGGCCGAGTTGGCGTGGATGGTGGTGAGGATGAGGTGGCCGCTGAGGCCGGCTTGGATGGCGGTGCGCCCCGTCTCCGGGTCACGAATCTCGCCCACCATGATGACGTTGGGGTCCTGGCGCAGCACCGAGCGCAGGCCCTGAGCGAAGGTGAAGCCCTGCTCGGCGTTGACCTGGGTCTGCGCGAAGAGGGGCACGTCGAACTCGACGGGGTCCTCGATGGAGGCGATGCGGGTGAGCGCGCCGCGCGACTGCTTGATGTGGCCGAGCGAGGCATAGAGCGACGTCGTCTTGCCGCTGCCGGTGGCGCCGGCCACGAAGATGACGCCCTGGGGCAGCGCGAGGATCTGCTGGTACTTCTCGAGCAGCGGGGCGGGGAAACCCAGGGCGGTGAGCTGGGGCAGCCGCACGCCGGTGCGGGCGATGCGCAGGGCCACGGCCTCGCCGTGGTTGGTGGGCAGGATGGAGACGCGGATATCGGCGGGCCCCTCCTGCGTGGAGAAGGGGAAGTGGCCGTCCTGGGGCTTGTCGAGCTTGTAGAGCGTCAGCTTGGCCAGGACCTTCACGCGGTTGATGAGGCGCGGGTGGTGCTCGCGAGGGAAGACGAGCACCTCCTCCAGCACGCCGTGGACGCGGAAGGCGATGCGCGTGCCAGCCTCCAGCGGGTGGATGTGGACGTCGCTGGCGCCCACGCGGATGGCCCCGTCCATGAGCGTGCCCATGAAGTCGATGATGTCCGGGTCCGGCCGGGAGCCGAGATTGCGCAGGTACTGGCCCAGCTCCACCAGCATCTCGCGCACGGCGATGGCGACATCCTCGTTGACCACCTCCAGCGGAGAGAGTGCGGGCCGCCGAGCAACGGGAGGAAGCGTGCGGCGAGCCAGCGCCGAGGCGGCGGTGGCGCCAAGGCCCAGCACCAGCGCCATCACCGCGCTGCCGATCACCAGCGGTGTCGCCGCTGTCTTCAGGTAGAGCGCGCCGAGCTTCAGCAGGGGCTCCGGGCCCTGGGAAGAGTGCCGGTACAGCCAGGAACCGATACCCGCCAGGAGGATCAGGCCCACCAGGAGCCACAGCCCGCGAGCGGCTTTGCTCATCAGCGCAGTCATGGAATGGCTCCCACCCTACCACCCAGGTGCGGGTCGTTCCACCGGCCCCCAGAGCGACCAACCCGAGCGCCGCGAGATGCCCCAGGGCGGGCAGCCAGGCGCCCGGGAGCGTCCTGCCTCAGCTCCCCACGTCGGCGGCGTAGCTGAGTTCCTCGATGCGGCGAGCCACCTCGTCGGTGGCGGCCTTGCGCTCCTTGGCGAGCTTCTCCAGCTCCACGCCGATGGCGTCCAGCCGGTTCTCCTGCTCGCTCAGCTTCGTCACGAAGCGCTCGGCCAGCTCGCGCTGCGCCGCCCCGCTCTTGAGCGACTCGATGTTGGAGCGGATGCGCTCCTGGTCCTTGAAGAGCCGCTCCCGCTCGTCCGTGAGCTGCTTCTCCTCGTTCACCACCACCACCAATCGCTGCTTCAGAATGGTGATCTGCCGCATCGCGTCCGCGAGCCGTTGATCGATGTAGCGAGAGCTCAAGTAGAAGGAGATCTCCTCCGAGGTCACCGTGCTGAGCGCGCGCCGGTGCGCGCCCCGCGTGCGCTCCGTCACCGTGAACTCCTGGCTCTCCCCCGCCGCCAGTTCCAGCTTGAAGCGCCAGAAGCCGTCCGTCGTCTCCGCGGGCGCGGGCGTGCCCTGCAGCTCGGAGTCCGTGCGCGGGTGCTCCAGGAACAGCGTCGCCGGGCGCTTGCCCTTGTTGCGCACCAGGTACTTCCTGCGCTGCAGGTAGTACTGGTCCATCGCCAGGATTCCGTGGCTCACCGTCACCCGGAACACTGGCCCGTCCTCCATCCCCTTCTCCACCGACACGGTGCAGCTCAGCTCCACCGCATACGGCACGAAGCGCCGGTCCTCCGGCTTCATCGTGTCGAGCATCGCCTCGCCCACGTACGTGTCAGCCTCCATCACCGTCACCGGCCCACCCTCCAGCGTGAGCCCAGTGGTGTTCGTCAGCTCGATGCACGCCATCGGGTTCTTCTCGCGCGTGGCCTGGTTGTAGAGCAGCACCCGCCGACCCTCGAAAGGCCGCTGGAGGATGGGCACCAACGCGCTCTGGTTGCGGTGTACCGACACCGGGTGATCCACCCGGTACTCGAACAGGTCCCCCACCTCTTTCGTCAGCGTCTTTACCTCCACGCTGCGCTGCGCCGCTGCGCGTATCCGCCGGACCTGGATCTTCCCCGCCGCTGCGACGCCTCCGCGCGCGACGCCTCCCGGGCCTCCAAGGGCCACGGCCCCGTACGACGCCCCCTCCTCCTCGGACTCCTCCTCCTTCCGAGACTCCCCTCCCTCATACCCCTCCTCGGGAATGACGGGCGCCGCGGCGGCCTCCGTCTTCACCTCCACCACCGGGCGCTTCATGTACCGGGGGTTGTACAGGTCATGGACGAAGGACACCGGCAGCCCGGCGATCAGCGCCAGGTCCACGTCCACCCAGTCCTCATCCCCCGTGTTGTCCACCAGCGCCCAGCCCTGCAGCAGGGGCTTCTCGCCTTCCTCCAGGAGGATGCGGTAGCTGGTCTTCCATACCGGCGCCTCCACCACGTAGGCGACGAAGAGCTCGCGCTCGCCCTCGCCCGCGGTGAGGATGGACATCCGCTTGCTGTCCTTCTTGTACGAGGAGAGCACCGTGGCCAGGTAGAACTCGAGGTCCTTGCGCACCGCATCGTCCAGGAACTCCAGCTCGGTGATCTCGAGCACGTCGAAGGTGCGAAGCGAGCCGCCCACCAGCAGCGACAGGAAGGGCCGCACCACGGACGCCTTGCCCTCCACCACCGGCAGCGACTCCAGGCCGACGATGATGCCCTCCACGGGCTCCTTGCCGCCCACGCGCACGCGCACCCGCGCGCCCTTGATCTGCCCCAGCAGCGCCGTGAGGCTGCCGGACTCGGGGATGCGGATGGTGGCCTCCTGGAGCAACTGCTCCAGCGGCTTCGTCGAGTCGTAGCTCACCGCCGACACCGAACCGCCCGACAAGTCCAACACCGTCATCGACTTGAGCACGTCGTTCATGTCGCGCGCCTTGAAGTCCAGGTGCAGCGCCTCGCTGCCGCTCACCTTTCCTTTGCGCTCGAAGTAGCCGACCCCGTGCTTGTAGAGGACGACGCGACGGATGGGCAGAGCGGCGGGCATGAGGGCCTCCGGAAGATTGGGCTTGGACGTTCCCCGGTGTATCAAGTCCCCCAGGGAGAACACCATGCAACCTGAAGTGAAGAAGAAGCAGTCCCCCTGGCTCTACATCGGCATCGGCTGCGGCAGCCTGTTGCTGATCGGAGCGATCATCGTCGGGGTGGGCGTCTGGTTCGTCGCCAAGAAGGCCAATGAGATCAAGGAGGACATGGCCAACCCCATCGTGCGCACCGAGAAGGTGAAGAAGGCCCTGGGCGCGAAGACGCTGCCCGACGGCTACTACGCGATGATGTCGCTCAGCGTGCCCATGGTCATGGACACCGCGATGATCTCCACCAAGGACCCTGACGCCCCCCATGATGGCGGCGCCAGCGTGTTCATGTACTTCTTCCTCAAGAGCGCCACCTCGCGTGACGTGGGGAACCTGCGCGACTACCTCGAGGGCAAGTCGGACGACGCCAGCGTCATCAGCCGCGCGGGCCTCGACACCGAGGGCAATGAGGTCCTCGGCCGAGGCGTGCTCGAATACGACGGGCGACGGTTGCTCTACCTCACCCAGCGCGGCGAGCTGCGCGGCAACAACAGCGACCGCGAGCGGGGCCCCACCCTCAACACCCTCGTCTTCTTTGAATGCCCGGGCTCGTCCAACGTCCGGATGGGGGTCTGGCTGGAGCCGGATCCCTCCCCGGAGACGCCTACCTCGGAGCTGGACCTGCAGGGGACCACCGTGGACCCCGAGGCCGTTCGCCCCTTCATGGCCCACTTCAACCCGTGTCAGGAGAGCTGAAATGCGTCTGCGTTCCTCCTTCTTGTCCCTTCTTGGCTGTGCGGCCCTCGCGTGTACCAGCGCCCCCCAGCCGCGCCCGTCGGAGGGCACTCCCTCCACACCTCCCCAGGAGGAGCCCGTGAAGAGCCCTCCCGAAGCGCCTCCCTCCAAGGGCACCTCGGCGTGGCACCGGGCCCGCGTGGGTGACCGCGTGGTGTACAGCTTCTCCGCCAACCGAGCCCCGGGCCGGAGCGGCGGCGAGGCCCGCGCCGTGGCCGGGCGGCTGGTGCTGGAGGTGGTGGCGGTGCAGCAACCCTGGGCGTGGCTGAAGCTCAGCTTCACCGATGACGCGGGCAAGCCCCTGTCGAACCCGCGACTGGCCCGCGAGCTTCACCTGCCCATGCGCATGGATGCCTCGCGCCCGCTCGAGGTTCCCCGAGAGGGCACCGAGAGCGTCGAGCAACCCTCTGCCGCGGGCCGCACCTGGGAGGCCAAACGCTACGTGCGCGACAACCGGCCCAGCGATGGGCCGATGGAGAACCGGCTGTACGCGGTGAGCCCCGGGCCGCTGTACCTCACCAATGGGCTGTTGGATGCGAGCACCACCCTGTCGGGCTTTGGAGACACCGGAGGCAACCAGCTCACGCTGGTGGAGGTCCGCCAAGGCGCCGAGGGAGGCACGGCCACCGCGCCAGCGTTGGAGCGGCCCTTCGGCCCGGGCACCTGGTACGACTTGCGCCTGAGCATGCCGGACCACAACGGTGTAGAGCGCACGTGCTTCTCCGCCGAGCAGGGCCACGTCCTGCGCGTCCAGGGCCCCGCGCCCACCGCGGGTGGAGAGCCGTGCCCCAGCTTCGCCGAGGCGGAGGTGGTGCCCCTGGAGCAAAGCCTGATGGAGCTTCTCTCGGAGGCCATCGGGACGACGCGCTGGCCTCCTCCCAAGACGACCGCTACCTCGCGTGGCACCTTCAGCGGCGAGGGCCGCAACGTCGCCTCGCTCACCTTCGACACGCCCGAGACGGAGGGCAGCACGCGCAAGGTGCGCTACGAGACGTACGCTGCCGACCCGTGGGACGCGTCCCTGGCGGGGCTGGCCCAGGAGGCCCGCTTCCGCACGCTGACCGAGGGCGTGGACCGCCTGGGCGCCAAGGGCAAGCGTGAGCCCGAGGCCTTCACGAAGCTCTCGGCCTGGGGAGTGTGGGCCGGGAGCGCGAAGTGAAGCCCGCGCTCTACGTCGTCACCATCGAGGTGGCTCCTGGCTCCGAGGCCGCGTGGAATGAGTGGCATGAGCGGGTCCACGTCCCCGAGGTGCTGCGCGAGCCGGGCTTCCTCTCCTGCCGCAAGTGGCGTGACACCGCCACGGCGGAGGATGGGTGGCCTCGCTACGTGTGTACGTATGAGCTGAGCAGCGTGGAGGCGGTGGAGCGCTACATCGCCAGCGACGCGGCGAAGCACCTGCGCGCCGAGTCGGACCGGCTGTTCGGCTACGTCACGCGCGCGCGGCGCCAGGTGCTCGGAGAGGTGGCGCGCTTCGAGACGGAGGCATAACAGCCTCGGGTGTTACGGGTGAGGGCGCCGGTGTTCGGGCTCCCTCACCCTGGCCCTGCTCAGCCCTCGACGGAGAGCTTCACGTCGATGTTGCCGCTGGTGGCCTTCGAGTACGGACACACCTGGTGAGCGGTGTGCATGAGCTGCTCGGCCTCTTCCTTCGACAGGCCCGGCATCTTGCCCTTGAGCTCCACCGCCAGGCCGAAGCCACCGTCCGGCGTCTTGCCGATGGTGACCGAGGCGGTGATGCTCGCGTCCTTCACGTTCTTGCCGGCCTTGCCCGCCACCAGCCGGAGCGCGCTCTCGAAGCACGCGGAGTAGCCCGCCGCGAAGAGCTGCTCGGGGTTGGTCACCGCACCGCCGGCGCCGCCCAGCTCCTTGGGCATCGCGAGCGGCATGTCCACCACGCCGTCGGAGGAGCGAACGCGGCCGTTACGGCCTCCCTGGGTGGTGGCGGTAGCGGTGTACAGCGGGCTGATCGTGACAGGAGCCATGGTGCAGTCCTCGATTCACTTCGGGTGGGATGCCGACAACACTGGCGCCCTCGGAGTAGTGGGCAAATCGCCCGCACGCAACGGAATCCCGCCGGAAACGTCGCCCGGGTGCGCCTGCTGTTTCCACCCCAGCGCCGAGGAGAGGATGGGCCCGAGCTGAACGGCCATCTTCCGGTGGCCTGTCACGCTCGGGTGAGAGTCGCAGCCGAAGTCCACCGGGTGCTCCAGGGTGTCCTGGATGAGCGCCAGGTGCGTGCGCCCGCCGTCTCTCGCACGCTGGCGCTCCACGATGGCCTGGATGTACGCCTTCGCCGGATCCTTCATGCGCGGGCCCGCCACGCAGAAGATGGGCACCTTCGGGTAGGCCTGCCGCACCTGGGCGATGAGCGCCTCGTAGCCCTGGGCGAACACCGCCTCGGGAGGATGTGGCTCGGTGGAGAAGTCGTTCGTGCCCAGGTTGATCACCACCGCGTGGGGCACCCAGCGTTGGAAGTCCCAGGTGGGCTGCTCCTTCTCGGCCAGGGTCTGGGCGAAGAAGGCGGGCATGGGCTTGGGCGAGGTGGGCGTGGGCTCACCGTAGTTGCGCACCACTCCGCGTCCGGACTTCGCGACGATTTCATACTCGGCCCCCAGTTCCTGGGCGACGAGGGCCGCATAGGTGAGCTCGATGTTCTGCGTCTCGCGCGAGAACTTGCACCCCAACTGCCCCTCGTTGCCATAGCCCGTGGTGAACGAGTCGCCGATGAAGAGCAGCCTGCGGTCCGGACGCGGAGGCAACTCCACGAGCTTGCGACTCACGAAGAAGCCTCGGAAGGCCGCCTGGCCGAACCCGGACTCTGTGCGCCGCGTGAGCCGGACGGTGTGCTGTCCCTCGGGCAGTCCCTCGACCAGCTTGTAGAGACGCTCAGAGGAGGTGCGGAGCACGCCCCGGGGCTGGCCGTCGACATAGACGTTGTAGTCGTTGTTCCCGTCCTCGAGCCGGATGAAACACGCGCTGCCCTCGAAGGCGGCTTCGATGGTGGCGCCTGGCCAGTCGAAGAACACGGTCCTCGGGTGGTGGATGAAGTCGAACCGGCCGGTGTACCGGATGAGCGGATCTTGCGGAGAGACAGAGTACATGCCGTTCAAGAAGGCTCCGGGACGCGGAGCCTCTTGAGCAGGTGGGGGGGGTGGAGCCTCTTGAGCAGGTGGGGAGCGCGGAGCCTCTTGAACCGTTCGGACACAACCGGCCAAGAGCATCAGGAGCAGGAAGAGTGCCGTGGGGCATGGAGCGCGCGTACGCGAAGAGAGCATGGTGGGGGATTGTCGCACCGTGCCTTCTCCCCTGGAATGAATCCCGGAGCGAGTGCCCCGTCAGAAAGGACAACACGACGAACACGACGGAGGAACTCGCACATGGCTCTCAAGACCGGCTTCTTCTCCTTGGCTCTCGGCGCGCTGCTCCTCGGTTCCACCGCTCAGGCGGCGGACGCCCAGGCCGAACACTCCGCTTCCGGCGTCGGGGCTCAGACGCAGTCGCTGCGCGGCTCCCACGGCAACGGCAACCGCTACCGCAACCCGCGGCCGTCGCCTCCGGCGAACCAGCAGGGCCGCTACGAGCTGAAGGTCGTGCAGAAGTGGGTGCCCGCTCGCTACGAGCAGGTGTGGGTGCCGCAGGAGTGCAAGTACAAGCCGCGCCGCAACACCACGAAGTGCGAGGGCGGCTACTACGAGCAGCGGCAGGTGCCCGGCCACTACGAGCAGGTGGAGGAGTGGGTGTGGGTGCCCGCCTCTCGGTACGGCAGGTGGAACGCCGTGGCCTCCCGCTAACGCGGGCCTCACGCGGTCGCTCCCACGGGTAGGTGGGCAGCCAGGCAAGCGCGGGGTTCTTGGGTCTGCTTGAGCCCTGCTCCAGGGCTCCCCAGCTTGAACCCAATAGAGCCCTTTCCTGGAGGCCCGAGTGCCAGATCAGAACCCTGAAATCGGCCCGCCGGCGGAGCCACACGTGACTCCTCCGGTCGAGCCCTACGTGCCGCGGACACCCCCGGAGATCTCTCCCTCGAGAGAGAGCCAGCCGGAGATTGAAAAGCCGGCGCCCCCCCACGTGCCCTCGCCTCAGACACCGGACCTACCGCGTCCGGATATCCGCTCGTAGCGCGCGGGGGAGTCCGAGCCCGCGCTAGCGGGTGGCGACGGTGGCGGCGGAGGCCTTGGCGGCGGCCACGGCGGCGTCGATGTCCAGCTTGCCGCTCGTGCTCACCTTGCCCTTGAGGTCCGGGTCCACCTCCACCGTCTTCACCAGCATGTCGCGCACCTGCGCCGCCGTCAGGTTCGGGTTCTCCGCGAACATCAGCGCCGCGGTGGCCGCCACGCGCGGGGTCGCCATCGAGGTGCCGCTCATCTCCTCCCAGCCGCCGCCGGGCACCGTGCTCAGCACGTCCTCGCCCACCGCGGCCAGTTCCACCACCTTGTCGCCGTGGGACGAGAAGCTCGCCAGCTTGTCGTTGCGCTTGTCCATGGACGCCACGGTGATGACGTTCGGCATGTCCACGTTGGCCGGGAAGTCCTGCACCTTGTTCATGTTGCTGCCGTTGCCGTTGGCCGTCGCCGCCACCAGCAGGATGTCCGCATCGGCCAGCTTCTGCACCGCCGTCTTCCAGCGCGCCTGCGAGGCCGCGTCCCGGTACTCGTCACCGAAGCTGGCGTTCACCGCGCGGATGTTGGCGCCCTTGGACTTCATGTCCACCACGTAGTCCACCGCGCGCTCGAAGTTCGTCAGCAGGTCCTTGCCGTCGTACAGGCCGCCCACCGAGAGGATCTGCGCCTTGCCCGCCGCCACGCCCGTGTTGCCCTCGCCATTGTCCTCGGCGGCGATGATGCCCGCCACGTGCGTGCCGTGGTCCGCCCCCGCGCCCTTCATCGGGTCGCCCGAGTTGAAGCCCACGTTGAAGCCGTGGATGTCGTCCTTGATGCCGTTGTTGTCGTTGTCGATGCCGTCACCCTCGACTTCACCCGGGTTGGTCCACATGGCCCCGTCCAGGTCCGAGTGCTTGGCGTCCACGCCGCCGTCGAACACCGCGATGACCGGCGCGCCCGAGGGCTTCGGCTTCGGCTCGCTGCCGCCCACCTGGCCGCCGGCCTCCGGGCCCCGGGTCTGCGGGGAGAACGGGCGAACCGTCAGGTTCTCGGAGGGGTTGATCAGCGGCGAGCCGGGGCGCAGGCCCGTGGGGCGATCCACGAAGGAGCTGCGGCCGGGGCGATCCACGACGTTGGAGGAAGAGGGCGCCGTGTCGAAGCCGTCCACCGGACGGCCCACGCGGGACTCGGCGCGGGCGGCGGGAGCGGCGGGCTTGGAGGAGGCCGCATCCGAACGCGAGGTCTGCGGCTGGATCGAAGGAGTCGAGAGCTTGTTGATGGTGGTCATGGTGCAACCTCGCGAATTCAGGGGCCGTGTGGCTTACATTTGAATTGTCGGAACGAGGCGCAGGAAGTTGCCTATCCACCCACAAATAACTCCATTTTACCTACATCGGCTCCTTGGACAGGGTGCGAAGGGCAAGCCGCAGTAGCTCATCGTCGGAGAGCTGTTCGGTGGCCAGGACGGAGAGGTCCGCCTTGAGCCGGTCCACCTTGCCCTCTCGGACGACGTGGAACTCACCCGTGGCCTGGTGGGGAATCTTCGAGGTGAAGTCCACCCGGGCCTCGCTGAGCATGGGCCGCATCTTCTCCAG contains:
- a CDS encoding GspE/PulE family protein — translated: MTALMSKAARGLWLLVGLILLAGIGSWLYRHSSQGPEPLLKLGALYLKTAATPLVIGSAVMALVLGLGATAASALARRTLPPVARRPALSPLEVVNEDVAIAVREMLVELGQYLRNLGSRPDPDIIDFMGTLMDGAIRVGASDVHIHPLEAGTRIAFRVHGVLEEVLVFPREHHPRLINRVKVLAKLTLYKLDKPQDGHFPFSTQEGPADIRVSILPTNHGEAVALRIARTGVRLPQLTALGFPAPLLEKYQQILALPQGVIFVAGATGSGKTTSLYASLGHIKQSRGALTRIASIEDPVEFDVPLFAQTQVNAEQGFTFAQGLRSVLRQDPNVIMVGEIRDPETGRTAIQAGLSGHLILTTIHANSASGVFNRLIEMGVEPFLLASATVATISQRLVRALCPHCRAPAPLASDEQARLEEAGLLGGTFYGAVGCPRCDGSGYLGRTAIYEMLVVTPAIRDGINAKVPTPRLQEIAMKEGMVPLLTAGVERARTGATTLREVFRVVGG
- a CDS encoding DUF6068 family protein, with translation MKSPPEAPPSKGTSAWHRARVGDRVVYSFSANRAPGRSGGEARAVAGRLVLEVVAVQQPWAWLKLSFTDDAGKPLSNPRLARELHLPMRMDASRPLEVPREGTESVEQPSAAGRTWEAKRYVRDNRPSDGPMENRLYAVSPGPLYLTNGLLDASTTLSGFGDTGGNQLTLVEVRQGAEGGTATAPALERPFGPGTWYDLRLSMPDHNGVERTCFSAEQGHVLRVQGPAPTAGGEPCPSFAEAEVVPLEQSLMELLSEAIGTTRWPPPKTTATSRGTFSGEGRNVASLTFDTPETEGSTRKVRYETYAADPWDASLAGLAQEARFRTLTEGVDRLGAKGKREPEAFTKLSAWGVWAGSAK
- a CDS encoding DUF4286 family protein; amino-acid sequence: MKPALYVVTIEVAPGSEAAWNEWHERVHVPEVLREPGFLSCRKWRDTATAEDGWPRYVCTYELSSVEAVERYIASDAAKHLRAESDRLFGYVTRARRQVLGEVARFETEA
- a CDS encoding organic hydroperoxide resistance protein, with amino-acid sequence MAPVTISPLYTATATTQGGRNGRVRSSDGVVDMPLAMPKELGGAGGAVTNPEQLFAAGYSACFESALRLVAGKAGKNVKDASITASVTIGKTPDGGFGLAVELKGKMPGLSKEEAEQLMHTAHQVCPYSKATSGNIDVKLSVEG
- a CDS encoding SGNH/GDSL hydrolase family protein, coding for MYSVSPQDPLIRYTGRFDFIHHPRTVFFDWPGATIEAAFEGSACFIRLEDGNNDYNVYVDGQPRGVLRTSSERLYKLVEGLPEGQHTVRLTRRTESGFGQAAFRGFFVSRKLVELPPRPDRRLLFIGDSFTTGYGNEGQLGCKFSRETQNIELTYAALVAQELGAEYEIVAKSGRGVVRNYGEPTPTSPKPMPAFFAQTLAEKEQPTWDFQRWVPHAVVINLGTNDFSTEPHPPEAVFAQGYEALIAQVRQAYPKVPIFCVAGPRMKDPAKAYIQAIVERQRARDGGRTHLALIQDTLEHPVDFGCDSHPSVTGHRKMAVQLGPILSSALGWKQQAHPGDVSGGIPLRAGDLPTTPRAPVLSASHPK
- a CDS encoding S8 family peptidase, translating into MTTINKLSTPSIQPQTSRSDAASSKPAAPAARAESRVGRPVDGFDTAPSSSNVVDRPGRSSFVDRPTGLRPGSPLINPSENLTVRPFSPQTRGPEAGGQVGGSEPKPKPSGAPVIAVFDGGVDAKHSDLDGAMWTNPGEVEGDGIDNDNNGIKDDIHGFNVGFNSGDPMKGAGADHGTHVAGIIAAEDNGEGNTGVAAGKAQILSVGGLYDGKDLLTNFERAVDYVVDMKSKGANIRAVNASFGDEYRDAASQARWKTAVQKLADADILLVAATANGNGSNMNKVQDFPANVDMPNVITVASMDKRNDKLASFSSHGDKVVELAAVGEDVLSTVPGGGWEEMSGTSMATPRVAATAALMFAENPNLTAAQVRDMLVKTVEVDPDLKGKVSTSGKLDIDAAVAAAKASAATVATR